From a region of the Halanaerobium hydrogeniformans genome:
- the mtnA gene encoding S-methyl-5-thioribose-1-phosphate isomerase — translation MKNETMYFKDEQLKLLDQRKLPGEIEYFSCKNYQDTEFAISDMVVRGAPAIGAAAAYGFYLAALEFADLEKVELKKELKKAAEELIAARPTAVNLSWAVEQLLELALDNLDKSKDEFLTILKNKADNIADSDRKINKKMAENGNTLIKDNAVILTHCNAGALATVEYGTALGVIREAHFSNKNIKVFADETRPRLQGARLTAFELMEEGIDVTLIADSTAATLIRDAKIDYIITGADRIAANGDTANKIGTFMLSELAKNFNVPFYVAAPLSTIDRKLESGSQIEIEARDSQEITHIEGVQIAPDNVKVYNPAFDVTPAENISAIITEKGIVKNPKKKSIAKLFQAY, via the coding sequence ATGAAAAATGAAACTATGTATTTTAAAGATGAACAATTAAAATTACTCGATCAACGAAAACTACCTGGTGAAATTGAATATTTCAGTTGTAAAAATTATCAGGATACAGAGTTTGCAATTTCTGATATGGTTGTAAGAGGTGCTCCAGCAATTGGAGCAGCAGCAGCTTATGGATTTTATCTTGCTGCTTTAGAATTTGCTGATCTGGAAAAAGTAGAATTAAAAAAAGAACTAAAAAAAGCGGCAGAAGAATTAATCGCTGCTCGTCCTACTGCCGTTAATTTAAGCTGGGCGGTTGAACAGCTTTTAGAACTAGCTTTAGATAATTTAGATAAATCTAAAGATGAATTTTTAACAATTTTAAAAAATAAGGCAGATAATATTGCTGATTCTGACAGAAAAATTAACAAAAAGATGGCAGAAAACGGTAATACATTAATTAAAGATAATGCGGTAATTTTAACCCATTGTAATGCAGGTGCACTGGCAACGGTTGAATATGGGACTGCATTAGGGGTCATCAGAGAAGCTCATTTTAGTAATAAAAATATAAAGGTTTTTGCCGATGAGACAAGACCAAGATTACAGGGAGCCAGGCTAACCGCCTTTGAACTAATGGAAGAAGGGATAGATGTTACTTTAATTGCAGATAGTACAGCAGCTACTTTAATTAGAGATGCTAAAATTGACTATATCATTACTGGTGCAGATAGAATTGCAGCAAATGGTGATACAGCAAATAAAATTGGTACATTTATGCTCTCTGAACTGGCGAAGAATTTCAATGTTCCTTTTTATGTTGCTGCTCCATTATCCACTATTGATAGAAAACTTGAAAGCGGCAGCCAGATCGAAATCGAAGCAAGAGATAGTCAAGAAATAACTCATATTGAAGGAGTACAGATTGCTCCAGATAATGTTAAAGTCTATAATCCTGCCTTTGATGTTACTCCTGCAGAAAATATAAGTGCTATTATAACTGAAAAAGGTATTGTAAAAAATCCTAAGAAAAAATCTATTGCAAAATTATTTCAAGCTTATTAA
- the dut gene encoding dUTP diphosphatase gives MNIKVEKLNDQVKLPEYQHFGEDAGLDLHAAEEVIIKSGEYELIKTGLKIAVPKGYAAFVYPRSGLALKHGITVLNADGVIDSGYRGEVAVILINHGSEDFKINFNDRIAQLIIQKVNLIEWELVDDLEESDRGSGGFGHTGVKGK, from the coding sequence ATGAATATCAAAGTTGAAAAGCTTAATGATCAGGTTAAATTACCTGAATATCAACATTTTGGAGAAGATGCAGGTTTAGATCTTCATGCTGCTGAAGAAGTTATCATTAAAAGTGGTGAATATGAATTAATTAAAACAGGATTAAAAATAGCGGTTCCCAAAGGTTATGCTGCTTTTGTCTATCCAAGAAGTGGACTTGCATTAAAACATGGTATCACTGTTTTAAATGCAGATGGAGTTATTGATTCCGGTTATAGAGGAGAAGTCGCAGTAATATTAATTAACCACGGCAGTGAAGATTTTAAAATAAATTTTAATGATAGAATCGCCCAGTTAATAATTCAAAAAGTTAATCTAATTGAGTGGGAGCTTGTTGATGATTTAGAAGAAAGCGATAGAGGTTCAGGAGGCTTTGGTCATACAGGAGTTAAAGGCAAATAA
- a CDS encoding cell wall hydrolase has product MKNRDKLVLIIFIAFVFLAVNSASAAPNLSLVYVIQQGDTLSEIASDFDISTSELRDLNEININSSIKMGDELLIPLPEAKNEKIKKDDQLFSDYQSKKKQLSFAVNTNYAVRINPSQQQPDISDIPEDKIIDYYVGPGDTLYDLARDFSTTIGTIMALNNKENNFLRSGEKLRLPVHNLTSHQILNKRVSRQELNLLARAVYGEARGEPYLGQVAVAAVIINRVLSRQFPNSFAEVIYQQGQFCVVSDGQINLTPNQQAYNAARDALNGNDPTNGALYFYNPRTATNTNFFQGRRVITKIGEHLFIE; this is encoded by the coding sequence ATGAAAAATAGGGATAAACTAGTACTAATAATATTTATTGCTTTTGTTTTTTTAGCTGTTAACAGTGCTTCTGCTGCTCCGAATTTAAGTTTAGTCTATGTAATTCAGCAGGGAGATACACTATCAGAAATAGCTTCTGATTTTGATATTTCAACAAGTGAATTAAGAGATTTAAATGAGATTAACATTAATTCTTCTATAAAAATGGGTGATGAACTTTTAATCCCTTTACCTGAAGCAAAAAATGAGAAAATAAAAAAGGATGATCAGCTTTTTTCTGATTATCAATCAAAAAAGAAACAACTATCTTTTGCTGTTAATACAAATTATGCTGTCAGAATAAATCCATCTCAGCAGCAGCCAGATATCAGTGATATACCTGAAGATAAAATTATCGATTATTATGTGGGTCCGGGTGATACTTTATATGATCTAGCTAGAGATTTTAGTACAACAATTGGAACGATTATGGCTTTAAATAATAAAGAAAATAATTTTTTGAGAAGTGGAGAAAAGCTGAGGTTGCCTGTACATAATTTAACCTCTCATCAGATTTTAAACAAAAGAGTCAGCAGACAGGAATTAAATCTTTTAGCTAGAGCAGTTTATGGTGAAGCTAGAGGAGAGCCCTATCTGGGCCAGGTTGCTGTTGCAGCCGTTATAATTAACAGGGTTTTAAGTAGACAGTTTCCAAACTCTTTTGCAGAAGTTATTTACCAACAGGGTCAATTTTGTGTAGTTAGTGATGGTCAGATTAACCTAACTCCCAATCAGCAAGCCTATAATGCTGCCAGAGATGCTTTAAATGGTAATGACCCTACCAATGGAGCTCTCTACTTCTATAATCCTAGAACTGCCACAAATACGAACTTTTTTCAGGGGAGAAGGGTAATCACAAAAATTGGTGAACATCTTTTTATAGAATAA
- a CDS encoding helicase C-terminal domain-containing protein, with product MSVRDQLLKKAAKSLKKEIESASGNEIFIRAQLNDKNIIDSFEVLARGNSYSAPAVINNIMAGEMIIHNHPSGDLTPSAADIRLASKMAAREVGFAIIDNKAEDIYVVVEPGKKEKSKVLPKEKILNLFKAEGKLSKELERFSERKEQLSAAEKIIDSFNNHQFDFIEAGTGTGKSFAYLIPALFYNNINKSRIVVSTNTINLQEQLINKDLVTLARILDFDFKAVLVKGRNNYLCLRKYKNFKNNFENGEIEIEKELFSELQEWKEESKSGEKSEINFQIKSSIWNKIAAESDLCLNTVCPFFKACYFMQARKKVYKADILIVNHHLLLSDARLKEDTGSVDRGILPNFNHLIIDEAHNIGDIATEHLGHPLYKPLLDKWLKSLSGEKNSLISEIREDIAFYLDSDQARLRKVLDAKVIPASQKINDLIPQYFNELKTIVNNYQKRKITVDQKLKSTSKWQEFKTTAENLAGYLKNIAGFLQIIYDNLYLDIDDNTDENEMKITSSINRCHTLIERIEFNLKAEDEDYVYWLESSFYRGSEQLVQKSVPIDSGKFLPELLWSKLSNIIFTSATITAAGSFEYFYRSTGIKKAEELKLESPFDYSKQAELLIPLNFPEPGADIFLKELVKNLYEIIINSGGSTLVLFTSYRMLNYSYNNLKDKVEKKGIRILSQSELSRNYIMKEFRASYNTVIFGTSSFWEGVDLPGDLLKFLVMVKLPFPVPGQPLYKAKEDLLKKEGLNPFYNLALPEAVIRFRQGFGRLIRSRKDHGLIILFDRRVVSRSYGKSFLKSLPEGCPVNEVNLETIKQKILDNGAGIDEK from the coding sequence TTGTCTGTCAGAGATCAACTGCTAAAAAAAGCAGCAAAAAGCTTAAAAAAAGAAATCGAATCAGCCTCTGGCAATGAAATTTTTATTAGAGCTCAACTTAATGATAAAAATATTATTGATTCTTTTGAAGTGTTAGCCAGAGGAAATAGTTATTCTGCTCCAGCTGTGATTAATAATATAATGGCAGGGGAGATGATTATTCATAATCATCCTTCAGGAGATCTAACTCCATCTGCTGCTGACATTCGTCTTGCTTCAAAAATGGCTGCAAGAGAAGTTGGCTTTGCAATTATTGATAATAAGGCTGAAGATATCTATGTTGTAGTTGAGCCCGGTAAAAAAGAAAAAAGCAAAGTCCTGCCAAAAGAAAAGATTCTAAATTTATTTAAAGCTGAAGGAAAACTTTCTAAAGAACTAGAACGTTTTTCAGAAAGAAAAGAACAGCTTAGTGCAGCAGAAAAAATAATAGATTCTTTTAATAATCATCAGTTTGACTTTATTGAAGCAGGTACTGGAACAGGCAAGTCTTTTGCCTATCTAATTCCTGCTCTTTTTTATAATAATATAAACAAAAGCAGAATTGTAGTTTCTACAAATACTATTAATTTACAGGAACAATTAATAAACAAAGATTTAGTCACCCTGGCCAGAATTTTGGATTTTGACTTTAAGGCTGTATTGGTTAAAGGTAGAAATAATTATCTTTGTTTGCGAAAATATAAAAATTTTAAAAACAATTTTGAAAACGGGGAAATAGAGATCGAAAAAGAACTATTTTCTGAGCTGCAGGAATGGAAAGAAGAAAGCAAAAGCGGTGAAAAATCTGAGATTAATTTTCAGATAAAATCTTCAATCTGGAATAAAATTGCTGCAGAAAGTGATTTATGTCTTAATACTGTCTGTCCTTTTTTTAAAGCATGTTATTTTATGCAGGCCAGAAAAAAAGTATATAAGGCAGATATACTAATTGTTAACCATCATCTGCTATTATCAGATGCAAGGTTAAAAGAAGATACCGGTTCTGTTGATAGGGGTATACTGCCAAATTTTAATCATTTGATTATTGATGAAGCTCATAATATTGGTGATATAGCAACAGAACATCTTGGTCACCCCTTATATAAACCATTATTAGATAAATGGTTAAAAAGTTTAAGCGGAGAAAAAAATTCTTTAATTTCTGAGATAAGAGAAGATATAGCCTTTTATTTAGATAGTGACCAGGCCAGGCTCCGTAAGGTTTTAGATGCTAAGGTAATACCGGCTTCTCAGAAGATAAATGATTTAATTCCTCAATACTTTAATGAATTAAAAACTATAGTTAATAACTATCAAAAACGAAAAATAACTGTTGATCAAAAATTAAAAAGCACCTCTAAATGGCAGGAATTTAAAACTACTGCTGAAAATCTGGCTGGTTATTTAAAAAATATTGCCGGGTTTCTGCAAATTATTTATGATAATTTATATTTAGACATAGATGATAACACAGATGAAAACGAAATGAAAATAACATCCAGCATCAACCGCTGTCACACTTTGATCGAAAGAATAGAATTTAATTTAAAAGCAGAAGACGAAGATTATGTATACTGGCTGGAGTCAAGTTTTTATCGGGGGAGTGAACAGCTGGTTCAGAAATCTGTTCCGATCGATTCTGGTAAATTTTTGCCAGAATTGTTATGGTCAAAGCTGAGTAATATTATATTTACTTCTGCTACAATAACTGCAGCTGGATCTTTTGAATATTTTTATCGCTCAACAGGAATTAAAAAGGCTGAAGAATTAAAATTAGAATCACCTTTTGATTATTCTAAACAGGCAGAGCTGTTAATTCCATTGAATTTTCCGGAGCCTGGAGCTGATATTTTTTTAAAAGAACTTGTCAAAAATCTTTATGAAATCATAATTAATTCAGGTGGCTCAACCCTGGTTCTTTTTACTTCTTATCGGATGTTAAATTACAGTTATAATAACCTTAAAGATAAGGTTGAGAAAAAGGGTATCAGGATTTTATCACAATCAGAATTATCGAGAAATTATATTATGAAGGAGTTTCGTGCATCTTATAATACTGTTATTTTTGGTACCTCTAGTTTTTGGGAGGGAGTAGACCTGCCAGGAGATTTGTTGAAATTTTTAGTAATGGTTAAATTGCCATTTCCAGTTCCTGGACAACCTCTTTACAAGGCTAAAGAGGATCTCTTGAAAAAAGAGGGTTTAAATCCTTTTTATAATCTTGCCCTTCCAGAAGCTGTTATTCGATTTAGACAGGGTTTTGGGAGATTGATCCGTTCTCGTAAAGATCATGGTTTAATAATTCTTTTCGATCGTCGGGTTGTCAGCAGATCTTACGGAAAAAGTTTCTTAAAGTCACTACCCGAAGGCTGTCCGGTTAATGAAGTTAATTTAGAAACAATTAAGCAGAAAATCTTAGATAATGGAGCTGGAATTGATGAAAAATAG
- a CDS encoding deoxyribonuclease IV, translating into MILGKHASIAGGIDKSLKRAAEIGCNSVQIFVKNPRGWKARVLSDAEVERFKINRKKYNINPVVVHAAYLINLASPKQELWEKSISALKMELSRSARLGAEYLIFHPGSHTGSGIDSGIKRIAEALNIIFSEIDDSLTEKTKILLENTAGAGSSIGQDFSELKAIIDKVEQSEKLGICIDSCHAFAAKYNLQQKSGLNKLLSDLDDDIGLSMLKVIHLNDSKHNCCENKDEHAHIGEGKIGENGFKELINHPKLKDLPFILETPWFEDEVDQDVILLEKLRY; encoded by the coding sequence TTGATTTTAGGTAAACATGCATCTATAGCCGGGGGAATAGATAAATCGCTTAAAAGAGCAGCTGAGATTGGTTGTAACTCTGTACAGATTTTTGTAAAAAATCCTCGGGGTTGGAAAGCTAGAGTTTTATCAGATGCTGAAGTTGAGCGTTTTAAAATAAATAGAAAAAAATATAATATTAACCCTGTTGTAGTACATGCTGCTTATTTAATCAATCTGGCTTCACCAAAACAAGAACTATGGGAAAAATCAATTTCAGCTCTCAAAATGGAATTAAGCAGAAGTGCCAGATTAGGAGCTGAATACTTGATTTTTCATCCTGGTAGCCACACTGGATCTGGAATAGACAGTGGAATAAAAAGAATCGCTGAGGCCTTAAATATTATTTTTTCTGAAATTGATGACAGCTTAACTGAAAAAACAAAGATATTACTGGAAAATACTGCTGGAGCAGGTAGTAGTATTGGCCAGGATTTTTCAGAGCTTAAAGCTATCATTGATAAAGTTGAACAGTCAGAAAAACTTGGTATCTGTATAGATAGCTGTCATGCTTTTGCTGCAAAATACAATCTCCAGCAAAAATCGGGGCTCAATAAATTACTTTCAGATTTAGATGATGATATCGGACTTTCTATGTTAAAGGTTATTCACTTAAATGACTCCAAACATAATTGTTGTGAAAACAAAGATGAGCATGCTCATATTGGAGAAGGTAAGATAGGTGAAAACGGTTTTAAAGAGCTTATCAATCATCCTAAACTAAAAGATCTGCCTTTTATTTTAGAAACACCATGGTTTGAAGATGAAGTTGATCAAGATGTTATTTTGCTAGAAAAATTAAGATATTAA
- the pnp gene encoding polyribonucleotide nucleotidyltransferase encodes MKEWTLEYAGSDFHIETGKLAKQANGSVMVRSGDSQVLVTATMDEPRPGMNYFPLMVNYEERVYAIGKIPGGVLRREGRPRDEATLAARVIDRSIRPLFPDGYRKDVQVVATILSVDDDHDPEMLALNGASIALTISDIPFDGPIGGVKVGLVDGEIIINPNEEERENSELDLVVAGSKDAIMMVEASANEVEEAVILEAMDLAHQEIQKMIKIQKTIREEAGKEKEVFIEPTVDDELAEKVEELLGDRLKEAIQIQKKQARGEKIASLKAELKENLNPDEDEDIDSQLNLAFENMIKKSVKSLIIDDGIRPDGREHDEIRPIWAEVGVVPRSHGSGVFTRGETQALSVLTLGASSDEQILFGLGEKETKRYMHHYNFPSFCVGETSPMRSPGRREIGHGTLGEKALLPVIPEKDDFPYTIRIVSEVLESNGSSSQASICGSTLSLMDAGVPIKAPVSGIAMGLMKKDDEIVVLSDIQGFEDFHGDMDFKVAGTENGVTALQMDMKLKGLSKDVLEEALNKAKKGRMHIMEKMLEVIAEPRPELSKNAPALISMKINPEKIRFVIGPGGKTINEIIDKTGAQIDIDDDGTVMILTDDQESGKEAKKMVENLTKEVEVGEIYQGTVKRIMNFGAFVEILPNKEGLVHISKIADRHIKEVSDVLSVGDEIPVKVIEIDNQDRINLSLKAAKKELEDKE; translated from the coding sequence ATGAAAGAATGGACACTTGAATATGCCGGTTCTGATTTTCACATAGAAACAGGAAAATTAGCAAAACAGGCTAATGGTTCTGTAATGGTTCGTAGTGGAGATTCACAAGTTCTTGTAACAGCAACAATGGATGAACCAAGACCTGGGATGAATTATTTTCCCTTAATGGTGAATTATGAAGAAAGAGTATATGCTATCGGTAAAATTCCTGGTGGTGTTTTAAGAAGAGAAGGAAGACCACGTGATGAAGCAACCCTTGCAGCAAGAGTAATTGACCGTTCAATAAGACCGCTTTTTCCAGATGGCTATAGAAAAGATGTACAGGTAGTTGCTACCATTTTATCTGTTGATGATGATCATGATCCAGAAATGCTCGCTCTAAATGGAGCATCAATTGCTTTAACTATATCTGATATTCCTTTTGATGGACCAATAGGTGGAGTAAAGGTAGGTTTAGTTGATGGTGAGATAATTATAAATCCAAATGAAGAAGAAAGAGAAAACAGTGAGCTTGATCTAGTTGTAGCTGGTTCAAAAGATGCAATCATGATGGTTGAAGCCAGTGCAAATGAAGTTGAAGAAGCTGTTATCCTGGAAGCAATGGATTTAGCGCATCAAGAAATTCAAAAAATGATCAAAATTCAAAAAACAATTAGAGAAGAAGCAGGTAAAGAAAAAGAAGTATTTATCGAACCAACTGTTGATGATGAGCTTGCTGAAAAAGTTGAAGAGCTTCTCGGTGACAGATTAAAAGAAGCAATTCAAATTCAAAAAAAGCAGGCTAGAGGTGAAAAAATAGCTAGTTTAAAAGCTGAGCTTAAAGAAAATTTAAATCCTGATGAAGATGAGGATATTGATTCTCAACTTAACTTAGCTTTTGAAAACATGATTAAAAAATCAGTTAAAAGTCTAATAATTGATGATGGTATCCGTCCAGATGGTAGAGAACATGATGAAATCAGACCAATTTGGGCAGAAGTAGGAGTAGTACCTCGTTCACATGGTTCAGGTGTATTTACAAGGGGAGAAACCCAGGCTTTAAGTGTTTTAACACTCGGTGCATCCAGTGATGAACAGATATTATTTGGCTTGGGCGAAAAAGAAACAAAAAGATATATGCACCATTATAATTTCCCATCTTTTTGTGTAGGTGAAACAAGTCCGATGCGTTCTCCAGGTAGGAGAGAAATTGGTCATGGTACACTGGGTGAGAAAGCTTTACTTCCGGTTATCCCTGAAAAAGACGATTTTCCTTATACGATCAGAATTGTATCAGAAGTTCTTGAATCAAACGGTTCCTCTTCTCAGGCCAGTATCTGTGGAAGCACACTTTCTTTAATGGATGCAGGAGTACCTATAAAGGCACCTGTTTCTGGTATAGCAATGGGACTTATGAAAAAAGATGATGAGATTGTTGTTTTATCTGATATCCAGGGTTTTGAAGATTTCCATGGTGATATGGACTTTAAAGTTGCAGGAACCGAAAATGGTGTAACAGCTTTACAGATGGATATGAAACTTAAAGGGCTTTCTAAAGATGTTTTAGAAGAAGCTTTAAATAAAGCTAAAAAAGGCAGAATGCATATAATGGAAAAAATGCTAGAAGTAATTGCTGAACCAAGACCTGAACTTTCTAAAAATGCTCCTGCTCTGATCAGCATGAAAATTAATCCAGAAAAAATACGTTTTGTTATTGGACCTGGAGGTAAAACAATAAATGAAATTATAGATAAAACTGGTGCTCAAATAGATATTGATGATGATGGTACTGTTATGATTTTAACAGATGACCAGGAAAGTGGAAAAGAAGCTAAAAAAATGGTAGAGAACCTTACTAAAGAAGTGGAAGTAGGAGAAATTTATCAGGGTACAGTTAAAAGGATCATGAATTTTGGTGCCTTTGTTGAAATACTTCCAAATAAAGAAGGTTTAGTCCACATTTCTAAAATTGCTGACAGACATATTAAAGAAGTTAGTGATGTATTATCTGTTGGAGATGAAATTCCAGTTAAAGTTATTGAAATAGATAATCAGGATAGGATTAATCTATCTCTCAAAGCAGCAAAAAAAGAACTGGAAGATAAGGAGTAA
- the rpsO gene encoding 30S ribosomal protein S15: MLNKEKKEEIIKEYQLEEGDTGSPEVQVALLTARISELTDHLKQHKNDHHSRRGLLKMVGQRRKLLRYLKNNDVLRYRDLISRLELRG, encoded by the coding sequence ATGTTAAATAAAGAAAAGAAAGAAGAAATCATTAAAGAATATCAACTAGAAGAGGGAGATACTGGTTCTCCAGAAGTACAGGTTGCTCTTTTAACAGCTAGAATCTCAGAATTAACTGATCATTTGAAGCAACATAAAAATGATCATCATTCAAGAAGAGGTTTATTAAAAATGGTTGGTCAGAGAAGAAAATTATTAAGATACTTAAAAAATAATGATGTTCTGCGTTATCGTGATTTAATTTCTAGATTAGAACTTCGCGGTTAA
- a CDS encoding bifunctional riboflavin kinase/FAD synthetase: MQIITSENYDNFRENNSVIAIGAFDGLHKGHQLIIEKCIETAKLNQLPSAVLSFNPHPLEVIPDQTPPPALVSRKQKLSILENMGLDYYFEQKFDEEFAGLSAVEFVENILTEKLKLDTVVVGSDFRFGKNNEANVEILNKLADIHGFKTKIISQLNANEDRISSTRIRNLLQKGKLNKAEELLGRPFQICGRVVHGKKIGRKLGFPTANLKLESDYVLPPLGVYAVEVHYKGQRFCGAANIGDNPTFNGVNTSFEIFILDFKDKLYQKRLCVDLVEYIRPEKEFADVEELKEQMRKDVLYTRKILC, encoded by the coding sequence ATGCAGATAATAACTAGTGAAAATTATGATAATTTTAGAGAAAACAATTCTGTTATTGCTATTGGAGCTTTTGATGGTTTACACAAAGGGCATCAATTAATAATTGAAAAATGTATTGAAACTGCAAAACTAAACCAGCTACCTTCTGCAGTTCTTTCATTTAATCCTCATCCTTTAGAAGTTATTCCAGACCAAACCCCTCCTCCAGCACTGGTTTCCAGAAAACAAAAACTTTCTATTTTAGAAAACATGGGCCTTGATTATTATTTTGAACAAAAATTTGATGAGGAATTTGCCGGGCTGTCTGCAGTTGAGTTCGTTGAAAATATTTTGACTGAAAAGTTAAAATTAGACACTGTAGTGGTTGGAAGTGATTTTCGATTTGGTAAAAATAATGAGGCCAATGTAGAGATATTAAATAAACTCGCTGATATACATGGGTTTAAAACGAAGATCATCTCACAGCTGAACGCAAATGAAGACAGGATTTCCAGTACTAGAATAAGAAATCTACTGCAAAAAGGCAAACTAAATAAAGCTGAAGAACTTTTAGGAAGACCATTTCAAATTTGTGGCAGAGTAGTCCACGGGAAAAAAATAGGGAGAAAACTTGGTTTTCCAACCGCAAATTTAAAACTAGAAAGTGATTATGTGTTACCTCCCCTGGGAGTATATGCTGTGGAGGTTCATTATAAGGGTCAAAGATTTTGTGGGGCCGCCAATATTGGTGATAATCCCACTTTTAATGGAGTGAATACTTCATTTGAAATTTTTATACTTGATTTTAAAGATAAACTCTACCAAAAAAGACTCTGTGTTGATTTAGTCGAGTATATTCGCCCGGAAAAAGAATTTGCTGATGTTGAAGAATTAAAAGAACAAATGCGTAAGGATGTTCTTTACACTCGAAAAATTTTATGTTAA
- the truB gene encoding tRNA pseudouridine(55) synthase TruB, translating into MFNGTANIIKPPGISSGYFIKILRKILDEKKAGHTGTLDPAAAGVLAVCFGKATKTIPFIDDSKKSYICEMELGKETDSLDLDGKTIREDLNWNKLSEAKVKAEIMKFKGQGKQIPPMYSAIHHQGKRLYKLARKGIRVEREAREIEIYSLDILDISLPIIRFKVTVSRGCYIRSLVRDIGESLNSSAVMTFLLRTQSGPFKLENSVTIEELEEKGSRILLSPEQPLDLAKYTVKDSSFFRIENGNYLLAKDFVEADIELELEEDFLCFSEEGKFLAIAKFTTKDDYQIYQPVKVFI; encoded by the coding sequence ATGTTTAATGGTACTGCAAATATTATAAAACCACCTGGAATATCTTCAGGTTATTTTATAAAGATATTGCGTAAAATATTGGATGAAAAAAAAGCCGGTCATACTGGCACCTTAGATCCAGCTGCAGCTGGAGTTTTAGCTGTTTGTTTTGGTAAGGCAACTAAAACTATTCCCTTTATAGATGACAGCAAAAAAAGTTATATCTGTGAAATGGAGCTGGGCAAAGAAACCGATAGTCTTGATCTTGATGGAAAAACAATTCGTGAAGATCTAAACTGGAACAAACTAAGTGAAGCTAAAGTTAAAGCAGAGATTATGAAATTTAAAGGGCAAGGTAAACAAATCCCCCCCATGTATTCTGCAATTCATCATCAGGGCAAACGTTTATACAAACTGGCTAGAAAGGGAATTAGAGTTGAAAGAGAAGCTCGAGAAATAGAAATATATTCTCTTGACATACTTGATATTTCTCTGCCGATAATCAGATTTAAAGTAACGGTTTCAAGAGGTTGTTATATCCGTTCTCTGGTCAGAGATATCGGTGAATCTCTCAATTCATCTGCGGTTATGACTTTTCTTTTGAGAACACAAAGTGGTCCATTTAAGCTTGAAAATTCTGTTACTATTGAAGAATTAGAAGAAAAAGGCAGCAGAATACTTTTAAGTCCAGAACAGCCGCTGGATTTAGCTAAATATACTGTTAAAGACTCTTCATTTTTCAGAATTGAAAATGGTAATTATTTATTGGCAAAAGATTTCGTAGAAGCTGATATTGAGCTAGAATTAGAAGAAGATTTTCTCTGTTTTTCAGAGGAAGGAAAATTTCTTGCTATCGCAAAATTTACAACTAAAGATGATTATCAAATATATCAGCCAGTTAAGGTCTTTATATAA